The proteins below are encoded in one region of Brassica napus cultivar Da-Ae chromosome A6, Da-Ae, whole genome shotgun sequence:
- the LOC106351463 gene encoding auxin-responsive protein SAUR50 codes for MAGSVGKCSKIRHIVRLRQMLRRWRNKARLSSASRCVPSDVPSGHVAVCVGSECRRFVVRASYLNHPILSNLLVQAEEEYGFVNQGPLVIPCEESVFEEAVRFISRSDSSRSSRFTCPEDIQKCHGGIKSKLDLLIESRPLLHGVVEKAVW; via the coding sequence atggCCGGAAGTGTTGGAAAATGCAGCAAGATCCGCCATATTGTGAGGCTCAGGCAAATGCTCCGGCGATGGCGCAACAAAGCTCGGTTATCTTCAGCCAGCCGTTGTGTGCCGTCCGATGTTCCATCTGGACACGTGGCAGTTTGTGTAGGTAGCGAGTGCAGGAGATTCGTGGTGCGCGCGTCGTACCTGAACCATCCGATCTTGAGCAATCTCCTTGTCCAAGCTGAGGAAGAGTACGGTTTCGTGAACCAGGGGCCGTTGGTTATCCCTTGTGAAGAGTCGGTTTTCGAGGAAGCGGTCCGGTTCATTTCTCGGTCTGATTCTTCCCGGTCGAGCCGGTTTACTTGTCCTGAAGATATCCAGAAATGCCACGGAGGAATCAAAAGCAAGCTAGATCTGTTGATCGAATCTCGGCCGTTGCTTCACGGCGTCGTCGAGAAAGCCGTCTGGTGA